A portion of the Granulosicoccus antarcticus IMCC3135 genome contains these proteins:
- a CDS encoding radical SAM/SPASM domain-containing protein, translated as MGPTGKTRIVQIHPTRKCNLSCKHCYSSSSPQESESLEPAVLKDALDDLADEGYDWVSFSGGEPLVYEPLAELLSHAKGIQMQTSLVSNGMLLTGARLDAIENDINALVMSLDGKPDSHNTMRNSSRAFETMERNLSQLRRRGISFGFLFTLTQNNLDELPWVVEFCLKSGASGLMIHPLENTGNATTQLSGKAPDTIESTHAWLLVEHLKKKLGGRLNIQLDLIHTSAFEQSPDQFFLGDYATPLQGRLAELLSVLVIEPDGEVVPLQYGFPREYSLGNLRDCRISDMVSGWQNRLGPELNKLSTGLYSSLENAGNGCFINWYERLGLYARQTRTVSLPIRRTAWNMSTAGVA; from the coding sequence GCAAGCATTGCTACTCATCCTCATCACCGCAGGAGAGCGAATCGCTAGAGCCTGCTGTATTAAAGGATGCATTGGATGATCTTGCAGATGAAGGCTATGACTGGGTGAGCTTCTCTGGAGGTGAACCCTTGGTGTATGAACCGCTCGCAGAGCTTTTGAGCCATGCCAAAGGGATCCAGATGCAGACCTCGCTTGTCAGCAACGGGATGCTGCTTACCGGCGCAAGGCTGGATGCTATCGAGAATGATATCAATGCTCTGGTCATGTCCCTCGATGGCAAACCTGATTCACACAATACAATGCGTAACTCATCTCGTGCGTTTGAAACGATGGAAAGAAACCTGTCGCAGCTTCGCAGGCGTGGAATCAGCTTCGGATTTCTGTTTACACTGACTCAGAATAATCTTGATGAACTTCCTTGGGTTGTCGAGTTTTGCCTGAAATCAGGTGCCAGCGGACTGATGATACATCCGCTTGAGAACACCGGAAATGCCACCACGCAACTGTCAGGAAAAGCCCCCGATACCATTGAGAGTACTCATGCATGGTTACTGGTAGAGCATCTGAAGAAAAAATTGGGCGGCCGCTTGAACATACAATTGGATCTGATTCATACCAGTGCATTCGAGCAGAGTCCAGATCAATTCTTTCTGGGCGACTACGCCACACCTTTGCAAGGTAGGCTGGCCGAACTGCTATCGGTACTTGTTATTGAACCTGATGGCGAAGTTGTTCCATTGCAGTATGGTTTTCCAAGAGAATACTCGCTTGGAAATCTGAGAGACTGCCGTATCAGCGACATGGTGAGTGGTTGGCAAAATCGCCTTGGTCCTGAACTGAACAAGTTGAGTACCGGGTTGTACTCATCACTGGAAAATGCTGGTAATGGATGCTTCATCAACTGGTACGAACGGCTGGGGCTGTATGCCAGACAGACCCGAACAGTGTCTCTGCCAATACGTAGAACTGCCTGGAATATGTCCACCGCAGGGGTTGCCTGA